The following coding sequences lie in one Arachis ipaensis cultivar K30076 chromosome B05, Araip1.1, whole genome shotgun sequence genomic window:
- the LOC107643493 gene encoding zinc finger protein 5 has translation MERDVCDLSPTWDCENGNNSVEKRLRLFGFELNPPSNNMKDPNTTEGSDESVNSSSNSVSSGGDKTTAQDQRTTTNNNNEKKFECQYCLKEFANSQALGGHQNAHKKERMKKKRLQLQARKATINYYLQQPNFQNNNYHGFSYHNQNHNNNNTPWFYDPSSYNYYSDFTVCEESQISFNPNDQDSNFLVEKASNSNWYSSLPSSYQAASSSQQDSCMFNFSNTSIDNNNNNNRAYNIFKPCNFLDSSNHQIQSHSSNNKALDLQLGLNLESNTKRA, from the coding sequence atggaaagggaTGTGTGTGATCTTTCTCCCACATGGGATTGTGAAAATGGCAATAATTCTGTGGAGAAGAGGCTAAGGCTATTTGGATTTGAGCTGAATCCACCTTCAAACAATATGAAAGATCCTAACACTACAGAAGGATCAGATGAAAGTGTGAATTCATCATCTAACTCAGTTTCTTCAGGAGGGGACAAAACCACAGCACAAGATCAAAGAACcacaaccaataataataatgagAAGAAGTTTGAGTGCCAATACTGTTTGAAGGAATTTGCAAATTCACAAGCACTTGGTGGGCACCAAAATGCTCACAAGAAAGAgaggatgaagaagaaaaggcTGCAGCTTCAAGCAAGGAAAGCCACCATAAACTACTATCTTCAACAACCCAATTTCCAAAACAACAATTATCATGGTTTTTCTTACCATAATCAGAATCATAATAACAATAACACACCTTGGTTCTATGATCCTTCTTCCTACAACTACTATTCTGACTTCACAGTTTGTGAAGAATCTCAAATTAGCTTCAACCCCAATGATCAAGATTCAAACTTTTTGGTTGAGAAAGCATCAAATAGTAATTGGTATTCATCTCTGCCATCATCATATCAAGCTGCTTCTTCTTCACAACAAGattcttgcatgttcaatttctcTAATACTAGtatagataataataataataataatagggccTACAACATCTTCAAGCCTTGCAACTTTCTTGATTCTTCAAATCATCAAATACAAAGCCATAGTAGTAATAACAAAGCTTTGGATCTTCAATTAGGTCTCAATTTGGAGTCAAATACAAAAAGGGCCTAA